A window of Eucalyptus grandis isolate ANBG69807.140 chromosome 4, ASM1654582v1, whole genome shotgun sequence genomic DNA:
TCAAGTCTAATGACGGCCCACTTCTTGCCTCCGAAGTCTGAAGCACGGTGTTAGGGCTACCTACTATTACAATTGTCAAAATGTGGTGGAATCTGCATTTAACTATGAGCACCCGAAACATTTTGAATTACATAAAATCGACTTAAAATCTTCCtattctttcaaatttttatttttatttcatattacaaaatttgaaaaagaatatgTTTCAGGGAACTAAGTAGGAACTCCCCCTTTTGGGTATTAAGCTAGGAACTCCATTAAGGTTAATATATAAGCTCCAAGGTATCAAATATCACTTGCGAAATCTCAATATTAGAGGCCTTTACTTATTTGGAGCCTGCTTCAAGTATTAAGATCAGTTGATTGCGATGAATCACGCTTATGTTATGTCAAATTTTTTGGGAGTATCATGATAATGAAAGGTTGACTTGTCATTATGTTTTGACGTTCGCATATTTTGAAGTTCCGCAAaagcctttttccttttttgacaaGGGGAAAACttttcaaaagttattttaaCCTTAGCAAATGATATTCCTAATTTATGAATATCCTTATATCATCAATTTACATTTATAAATTAGTATATCACGCAGTGTtgttagaaaaatcaatcaatttaagcCATTGGGGACAAATATTATTCAACTCAATCATGTAAAGTATTAATACAtatcataaagaaaaaataacaggATTCGCAACTTTTTTTATGAAGGCAACTAATTTCGGTTGACTAGATGAAGATAAGTGCTTTAAAGACATCTAAAAATTCTTACAAATAGTTGATAAAAGATTGcttattaattgcataaaaaagattcgacccaaaaaaaaaaaatgcttaaaaggagagacaaataaaagaagaaggaaagaataacttttttttttttttacgttaaTCGGAATTCATCTTACTAAGGCCCTAgacattttctttaattgccCCATCTTTCGTCAATATAGTTATTTTGATTGAATCACAGTCATTGTATTGAACTCTTCAAGTTCAACCAAAAGATTGGTATATGGAACGTGAGATGAAAAtgggaacaaaaagagaaaatgaaaataggaTGAGAAAATTAGGGTGTGCATGGtagggcgggcggttcccgacctagaaccgggaaccgcccgctaaggaccggttcgaaaaattggaaccgggatctaCCCGTTTGTTGCgtggatccacccgagaaccggaccgcggtccggtccggttctggTGGATCCATGAAACCGATTTTGacacgaattttttttttggttttcaacataaaacaattacgtgacatcaaagcaagccaaagaaagaaaaatcaaatttaagtacgtggaacaaAGATTCATTTGTTGTAATTATAAATGTATCTcgtagataaaaaaaaaacgcgaACAGATGGAATGCAACATTCTCCCATTTCCTACTTGCAAATAACCATAGATGGttaaattttctttgaccaaaggTAAAGGTTCCCTAGAGAGTGAGATGAGATGTAgagtttcttttagtaatttttttaaaatattaaaaaggttccggtccggtccgggtgggcgggcggggGATCCGCCCGCGGAACGGGGGaacggaccggttccctcaagacccgccggttccgggcggttccggtccggttccgagCAGTCCGGGCGgatcccgggtattttgcacatcTACAGAGAAAATCAGATAGCCCCCATACATATTACTTTGTCGTGCGAAATAGACAATTACAAGAGTAATCAAATATGCAAATTATACACATACTCGACTGCAACCGAAAATCAACAAGAAGACATACCAGGGTATTTCCCATTCCAAGTCTATAAAATGTGATTGTTTTGATGACTGTCTTTCCTGAATGGCCCTTCTGATTCTCTTAATGCAGAACTATAGGGGACCGCTAATCGCCAATGATGGTGGCCTAATAATACTAGCTGATATTCCACTAACGTGAGGTCTCGAGGATAAACCAGTAGTGATGATAGTGCTTGAATCTTGTCTTGTCCGTGACGGGAGCTTCGGCAGCTTGGTGGGGTTATAGTGACATGACTTGCCTACCCAAGATAAATGGTTGCGAGTGGTATTGAATGACGGCCTTCTCACAATCTTAAATCAAAATACATTGTGGCAAATGTGAGGCATTCATGATGACTTAACAGGGCGACGGAGCATAGTTCTCCCCGATTGCTTCTGTCCGCCTTTCCttgacaacaaagaaaaagaaaatgtgcttTGAGATGGTGTGGGAATTTAAATAGAAGAGAGATGGACTTTGAACTTTGACAACGAAGTCAGATTTATCCGGATTATAATCTGCAGGGTTCATTCAAATTTAGTTGTCATATTCGCCAACTCGAAAACTCCTGTTTTAAATCCTATTTTGGTATCTTCACAGTGCTGATCCTGGAAGTAAGAAAGCTTCTTAGGTTGACTTTGAGTATAGATCTCGATAATTGACATCATAATATAGATTAATCTTTTAGAACATGTGAACATAAAATTTTTTAGAGCATATCGGTACACCTACCAAAATAAATAgtctattgtttttcttttcacctcttGTATAGTTTGGTTTAAGCTCAATATAATTcttacatttaccaaaaaaaaaaaaaacataatcacATGTTGCTTACCTCAACATTGCGTGCATTTGATCCTCCCGAGAGATTTTGCCAACTACAGATGACAGTAGGATATTCTGCAAGACAGGCATAATAGAGCGAATTTAGCTCACTGTCTAGggcataagaaaaaaaatatttgcaagaGAATACAACAAACACTGAAATTgcagaaaaatatcaatataaGAGCATTgattcttcatgattctcacgCAAAGCATAGTACATttccatttacaatttctttgGAGTGTCATCCAAGTGTAATGATAAGCAATTTTTGTGCATCACACAAAGTTCTAGATATATCAGCAATATAGACCGCCACATTTGACACAAGTGGAAAGAAAAGCAATTTTTGGTCATCACACAAAGTTCTcaatatatcatcaatagagacAGGCACATCCACGCATCATAATTCCAGCACTGTGATCAAGTCCATCCgagtattatttgttttgaggaatagTCACTTGTATGAAACTATGGTTGACATCGTGTACCACATTAACATCATAACCATTTCATTGCTTACTTCCTTGTCAAACAAAACAGAGCTACCCAAATGATGAACTATGAACTTTGACAAGTAAGTCAGATTTAAATGGATTATGATATGCAGGGTTCACTCAAATTTAGTTGTCATAATCGCCAACTCGAAAACACTTAAATCCTATTCTTTGCATCTTTATGATAGCTGTTGCTGTTGTAAGTAAGAAACCTTACGATAGCTGCTGCTGTTGGAAGTAAGAAAGCTTCTTCGTTTGACTTTGAAAATAGACCTCGATAATTTACATCATGATACAGATTAATCTTTAAGAGCATgtctaaaacaaaaagaagaaaacgactAAGAGCATTTAAGTACACCTACCAAAATAAATAGcctttcgtttttcttttgtcaagttGCAGAATATGAACTTAAGCACAACATTTGCCCACCTCAACAGTGTTTGTGTTCGATCCTCCTGAAGGATTTTGCCAAATAAAgatgacattgggatattttgcAAAACAAGCACAGCCGAGAGAATTCAGGCCACTGAACTAGGGCATAAAAGAAGATATTTGGAAGACAAAACATAACAAATGCTGCAATTTTAGAACAATATCAAGATATGAgcaacaattcttcatgattctcCATAAGTGGAAAGATAAGCAATAGTTGGGCATCAAACAAAGTCCAAGATATATCATCAGTCTATAGAGGCACATCCATGCATCGCAATTCCAGCACTGCGAGCAAGTCCATGTaagtattatttgttttgaagaatAGCCACTCGTATGAAACAATGGTGGACTTGCTGCACTGCCTTAGCATATATTATAACCATTTCATTGCGTGCTTCCTGTCAAACAAAAGAGAGCAACCCAAATATCTAGCTGGTTTGTGGCAAATTAGGTGAAGCTTGTCCATGGAAAAACATAACCTTTCTAGCATTAAATTGAGGATTCATGATGGAATTGGATCTTGAAGCAGGAGCGGTAGGACAAGtgtggaagaaagaaagaagtccaAACCATTACCTAAAGAATTAAAATTAGACATTGGTGAGAAATTTTCTCATTGAATTTGAACTCGATCAACTACAATgaatgggatttcttggatGAGGTGCCAATAGTGCCCATTGAATTTTGAGCACTAATCTTTCAGAATTTCACATTGCATTATGCCGAATACTTGAAGGAGGGAGCAAAGCCATCCCGTGGCAAGTACCAGTAACCTATAAAAGATAGCTGtttgagagaggagagatggcTATGAAGACCACTTGATAATCTTTCCACATTCCTTATATTTCTCATCCAAAGAGAAATCAGAGACAAAGGAAACAGAATACTCTACGCTTTTTACATCCTCCACTGTTGATAGTCTTACCACATTCCTCATATCTCTCCTCCATAAATCTGAAACAGGACCATCAATTAGTCCtgaataaaaattatctttCATGCATAATGAACAACTATAAGAGTgatcaaaacaaaattaaatgcATGCTAATTGAtggcaacaaaaaaagaacCACGATGCactattgattttttcttttttccttctttttttttgctgaaatttttttgtgattatgtTAACTCATAGGTATGGGATACCAACAATCGCCAGTCATGGTGACGTATTGGTACGGGCTGATACTCTACAAAAGTGAGGTCAAGAGATTGAATGATTGGTATGTGCTGATGACTCCAAAGAATGATTGTCTACACCTGTAGGTATATCTGGAAAGCTCGAAATGCAGTAACTTTTACCCACAAATTCCCAGATACTAAAACTGTCATAGAGGTCAGAAAAGCTCTTTTGGAGTGTGTTACCAGAAAAAACATAAGCTAAGTCATGATTCAGTGGATGAAAGGCAGGGTGTGTAGAGTAAACCTGAGCTAGGTTTTGTGAAGATTAACTGAGACGGGTCTTACATAACATGCCGTTGTACGGATTGAGGGCAAAAATGAAACAGGGGAAAGAGCATTGTAGTGGCTAAAGAAAAAAGCTGGCCCAAGGCAGTAGTGGAGATGGATGCAGCTATGGCACACAAGGATATCATCAACGTTCGCAAGTAGTGCAATTGGAGACTAAAGGAAGCTCTTGCTGGATTCAAGCAGCTAAATATCGTTTTTCAGCTCTGAATTTTAGTTGTATTCCATGAGAAGCAAATGTTTGTGCGCATTGGGTAGCTTTGCATACTAGGAAGAGGGTGTGCTGTTAAAAATCTATGTAAAATATCCAAATGTCAGTCTTTTGACCTTTACTCAGTGGTTTCTGGAAATACCATGTGAAACATCTTCATGGAAAAAATTAATTCGAATTAAGCATcgaataaaagaacagaaacgaaATTGACGCATTCAAGACCAAAAACTTACCCGAAGCTTAGAAATCTGACTGTACATTGAAGAATGAATCGCCATAGCCAGCAAATGAAAGCAAAAGTGGATCGATTTCACTTCATCGAATCCGACTGTAATTAATGCCAATGTAAGGGATATcttggatgaggggccaatTGTCGCCAGTGAGTTTTGAGCATCGATCTTCCAGAATCTCGCATCTTTTTATCTCCAAAGATTGGAGGGAAGGAGGAAGGCCATCCTCTGGCAGTTTCCTCAACTTTGGGCAATCTACAAACCCTAAATGTTTGAGAGAAGAGAGCTGGTTGCGAAAACCGCCGCTAATCTTTCCACGTTCCTCATTCTTTTCATCCGGGAGAGCTAttagagaggaaggaaagagaagattcCAGACATCCTCCTCGTCTTCCTCCGAAGGAAACCactccttctctccctcccctcccatgCTCAAGTCAATAATTAGAAACTCGAGGGATGTGAGCAGGGGTAAGCCCCATTCTCTCATTGGCTGCTTCATATTCTCACACCCTTTTATCAAAAGGCATCGCAAATTGGGAGGCAAACCTCCTTTGGGGAAGCATTTGATATTTTGGCATTTACTAATTTCTAAACATTGGAGGGATGTAAGATGATGCCACCGATTTGGTAGAGAATTTATCTTCGGAcaattttttagaaagaaatatGACAGGTGATAGGTAGAGGAGGGAAGTCATCTATCTCTAGTGCTGGACAGTCTTTCATTTCTAATTTAGTGAGATTGTTACAAATGGCAATGGACTTTATTTTTGGATAGTTAGAAAGTGTAAGACTTGATAGGGTTATGGGAAGGGGAGGGAAGTCCTCTATCTCTAGTGTTGGACAGTCTATTATTTGCAAACGAGTGAGATGAGAGAGCATGTAAAGGCACTTTGGTAGGCATCCCAGATTCTTACAGCCACCAATTGTCATTTCTTCGAGCGATTGTATGGTGATCTCTTCCAATGACTTCAACCCCTTGCACTCCCAAATTGTAAGTTTCTTTAGAGCAACAAGTCTACCCTTGGCAAACGGAAAGGATGTTAGAGCATCACATCTAATCATTCGCAGATATTCAAGTTGAGATATCGTGTTATTGCTGCTGGGGTCATATGAATGAATAGTTTGTCCAGTGAGTTTTGGACAATCCTGAATGTCCAAATGTCTAAGTGTGTGCATCTTGCTTGGAAGTTTTTCTAAACTTGGGCAATTAATCAATTCCATCCTTTCAAGGTTGCAGGGCAACTCCATTTCTCCTTTTGCTGCCACAAAGGATGTGAATTGAGGACAGCTTTTAATGGCTAATTCATGGAGGCAAGTAAGATTTAGCATTTCATTTCCATCTTGCCACAAGTATTTCAGCTTGTCACACCCTCCTATATGAAGCTCCTTTAGCTTGACCAAGCAACTCATAAACTCATGAACAAAGCAAACAAGCTGGGCAAGGTTTTCAATTCTAAGAATGGTCAAAGAAGTTAGGTTGACCAAGCTCTTTAATATCTCATTGTTACAATTCTCAAGGTATAACTCACGGAGAGATGGAAGACGAACCACACTGGTTGAGTTATTCAAATGTGGGCATGAATGAATTTCAAGCTTTATAAGATGATCAAGTTGACAAGGCAATGTCCCAACCAACGAAGGACAGCTTCGGACAACAAGATGTTGGAGACAGGAGAATGGGAATTCTTCTTTTAGGTCCTCGGCATGAGGAGACCAATCCTTCCATGCCAACATCTCTTTCAATTCCAAAGTTGTTAAGGATGAGAAAGGCCTTTTACCTCCGTAAAACTCAGATCCTATCATTGTTACTGCATGCAAACCTTCAAGAGATAATTCCTTAAGTGATGGTAGTTGTCCAAGTGAAGGCAGCGACATAACATTAGGACAGCCCAACAGGCACACGGACACCATCTTAGAAAAGGATGGACTATCTAACCATGATGGGAATATTGCACCACCATAGTtcaaaatagtgagattttcaaGATTAGTGTGAGGTCGCAAAGAGTCAACCACTTGTGCTTCAAGTTCATGATTCTTGAGATTTCCTGAACATTTATCCCAATGCAAGGATAAGTCGGTAAGGTCTTGCTTTTGAAATAAATTGGCATCAACTGCATCTCTAActtccttcaccttttgcaattctaatatgaataattctccttgaagatgtgacaagttctttagctcCTTTAACCGCAACCCTTTCTCTGATCCTACTACAAACTTGGACAAGATAGTAAGATTCTTCAAATTACCAATACCCATTGGCATCTCTTCTAGAAACCATGTACCTCTAACATCAAGAAATTGTAAGCTAACCAACTTTGTGATACCTTGAGACAACTTTGAAAGGTTTCGACAACCTCTTAAGATCAAAGTTTGTAATTTATACAAGCCGACAATTGATTCAGGTAGCCTTTTAATATCAGTGAACGAGAAATTGAGATATCGAAGATGTTCTAAATTACCAACACAATTTGGTACTTCTACAATGTCACAATGACATATTGAGAGCACCCTCAAGTACTTCAGTTCTATTAGCAAGTCATGTAACACCTTGTTGGAAATATAGAAATTGCCCCCTAGTAACATTAAACTTCTCAGTGCTTTCATTCGGTGATATGCTCTTAAGCATTTTGATGTAACAAATTTTGACGAGATGAATGATGCATAACGAGCTTTCTCAGGagttgcttcatcttcattaATTGCCAGCTGAGATTCCCCGGAGCTAAAGCACGTCCCACCTGCAATTGATTTTGCTAGATCATTCAAAAGATCGTGCATTGAAAACTTAGATACGTACAcacttgattgttgaagaaatgatCTGGATACTAACTCATCAAAGTAATTCCTTCCTAATCTCAAGTTGTTCTCCTTTGCTTTTTGTCCATCTAAAAGGCCATCTGCCATCCATAAGAGTACTAGCTCATCCCTTTCAATTTCATAATCCTTGGGAAATATTGCACAATAAGCAAAACATCTCTTCAAATGGGAAGGAAGATGGACATAGCTCAATTTTAAAATAGGGAGAACCTCATCATTTTCTGCCGTCGGAAGATcccatattttgttatttaaggTATCTTCCCATTCATCAGGATTACTTTTAGTACGTAAGACACCACCCAACATCTTCGATGCCAAAGGTAAACCTTTACATCTTTCAGCTATTTTCTTGCCTATCATTTCAAAAGCCGGGTGGCTCTCAAAATTTATTGCTTCAAGAGCATGAAAGGCTAATAAGCTTACACAATTATCAAAGGACAATTCTCTCAAAGGATATGGCGAAGCTCTTGTTATAGAGGCAACATGAAGGTTGCGAGTTGtgatgatgatcttgcttcCCTTAGCACCCGCTTCAAATGGCTTTAAGAGGGCAGTCCATTTTTCGTACTTTTCATTCCATATATCATCtaaaaccacaagaaacttcttcccATATAGACTATCCTTCAACTTAACTTGAAGCTCATTAAGATCTTCACCCTCGTTGGACAACCCCGTGATTGACCGCAAAGTAGTCTTTGTTATGTCAAGGACATCAAAAACATCTGAGACACAAACTCATGCTCTCTTTTCGAAACAGCTATTCACTTTGGCATCATTATATACTCGTTGAGCCAATGCTGTCTTTCCAACGCCGCCCATCCCAACTATGGGGACTATGCTTAGCATGGCATTGGAATTTTCTACCTCACTTATCAATAGTTCGAGTATTTgtgcttcttccttctccctaCCAAAAAATTGAGGTTCCGACAAAGAAGTGGTGGGATCTCTTTTGTTGGTATAGTTGGATTTGTCTGCAACATTCTCTCTCAAGCTTAGATGAGCCTTCCTGGTGACAATCGCTTTCAACCTGCCATTGACCTCTTGTACCTTGGTTTCCGACACAAGCGAGTGAAAGTTTGGATTCAATCTGGAGGATTTATCTTGGCCAAAGAAAGAGGACTTCCATTTCTCCAGACCTTTGCTTGTGCTGGATTTTGCCTCTGACTCAACTTGAGTGATTTTGATCACCAACTCATCAAGCAAGTCTTCCATGTCATAGGCCAAGTCCCTAACATCGTCCAGCCATAGCTTCACTAGAGGGTTATTGCTAAGTTGCTTGTCCTCTGCGTCAACCAGCACTGCATTGATTGTCAACAACATTCCCTTCCACTCCTCAAGCAAGGTAGTGTTGAATCCTTCTTGTTGCGCATAGCTCAATGTGAGAGAAGACAACTTGTCGAATAGAATCTGAAAGAAGGAAGCCAAGAAGGAACCCAAAACGATCTCTCCAATAGCCATGGGTGAATGGGTCACTGTCAAGAACATCAAAGGTGTTTCGTGAATCAAAGTAACAACGAGCTattggagagagaaaacagTGAAGTCTAGTAATACCAAGACGTTCACTtaccaaaaagattaaaaaaaaagaaagatcaagtCTTTCAAGGGATGCACACCAAAGTTTAGACAAATCGAAGTAAAATAGTTTTTGTCCACTAGAGTGcttgttttgtcaatttttttcctttttcttctgatCAAGACTTTTCTTGTGAGCATTCAAACAAAGGATAAAAGGTGATTTTTCTCCATGAACTTAGAGCGTGTGCATATTTTCGTAAAAAATTCCAATGCTTGAGTGTTTTGTTGGCTTTTTTCAC
This region includes:
- the LOC104434515 gene encoding putative disease resistance RPP13-like protein 1 is translated as MAIGEIVLGSFLASFFQILFDKLSSLTLSYAQQEGFNTTLLEEWKGMLLTINAVLVDAEDKQLSNNPLVKLWLDDVRDLAYDMEDLLDELVIKITQVESEAKSSTSKGLEKWKSSFFGQDKSSRLNPNFHSLVSETKVQEVNGRLKAIVTRKAHLSLRENVADKSNYTNKRDPTTSLSEPQFFGREKEEAQILELLISEVENSNAMLSIVPIVGMGGVGKTALAQRTTLRSITGLSNEGEDLNELQVKLKDSLYGKKFLVVLDDIWNEKYEKWTALLKPFEAGAKGSKIIITTRNLHVASITRASPYPLRELSFDNCVSLLAFHALEAINFESHPAFEMIGKKIAERCKGLPLASKMLGGVLRTKSNPDEWEDTLNNKIWDLPTAENDEVLPILKLSYVHLPSHLKRCFAYCAIFPKDYEIERDELVLLWMADGLLDGQKAKENNLRLGRNYFDELVSRSFLQQSSVYVSKFSMHDLLNDLAKSIAGGTCFSSGESQLAINEDEATPEKARYASFISSKFVTSKCLRAYHRMKALRSLMLLGGNFYISNKVLHDLLIELKYLRVLSICHCDIVEVPNCVGNLKNHELEAQVVDSLRPHTNLENLTILNYGGAIFPSWLDSPSFSKMVSVCLLGCPNVMSLPSLGQLPSLKELSLEGLHAVTMIGSEFYGGKRPFSSLTTLELKEMLAWKDWSPHAEDLKEEFPFSCLQHLVVRSCPSLVGTLPCQLDHLIKLEIHSCPHLNNSTSVVRLPSLRELYLENCNNEILKSLVNLTSLTILRIENLAQLVCFVHEFMSCLVKLKELHIGGCDKLKYLWQDGNEMLNLTCLHELAIKSCPQFTSFVAAKGEMELPCNLERMELINCPSLEKLPSKMHTLRHLDIQDCPKLTGQTIHSYDPSSNNTISQLEYLRMIRCDALTSFPFAKGRLVALKKLTIWECKGLKSLEEITIQSLEEMTIGGWCENMKQPMREWGLPLLTSLEFLIIDLSMGGEGEKEWFPSEEDEEDVWNLLFPSSLIALPDEKNEERGKISGGFRNQLSSLKHLGFVDCPKLRKLPEDGLPPSLQSLEIKRCEILEDRCSKLTGDNWPLIQDIPYIGINYSRIR